One Pseudomonas sp. HOU2 genomic window carries:
- a CDS encoding YgdI/YgdR family lipoprotein: MKIKTLGIPLAVAALLALAGCSTPTVVTLQNGTQYLTKDMPKTKTKDGFYEFEDISGTKVKVRSDEVATVRKED, translated from the coding sequence ATGAAGATCAAGACTCTGGGTATTCCTCTGGCGGTAGCGGCCCTGCTGGCATTGGCCGGCTGCTCGACGCCGACCGTGGTCACCTTGCAGAACGGCACCCAGTATTTGACCAAGGACATGCCGAAAACCAAGACCAAGGACGGGTTCTATGAGTTCGAGGATATTTCCGGGACCAAGGTGAAAGTCCGTTCCGACGAAGTCGCAACGGTGCGCAAGGAAGACTGA
- a CDS encoding polyurethanase, whose product MGVYDYKNFGTADSKALFSDAMAITLYSYHNLDNGFAAGYQHNGFGLGLPATLVTALLGGTDSQGVIPGIPWNPDSEKLALDAVKKAGWTPISASQLGYDGKTDARGTFFGEKAGYTTAQVEILGKYDAQGHLTEIGVAFRGTSGPRENLILDSIGDVINDLLAAFGPKDYAKNYVGEAFGNLLNDVVAFAKANGLSGKDVLVSGHSLGGLAVNSMADLSGGKWGGFFADSNYIAYASPTQSSTDKVLNVGYENDPVFRALDGSTFTGASVGVHDAPKESATDNIVSFNDHYASTAWNLLPFSILNIPTWISHLPTAYGDGMNRIIESKFYDLTSKDSTIIVANLSDPARANTWVQDLNRNAETHKGSTFIIGSDSNDLIQGGSGNDYLEGRAGNDTFRDAGGYNVILGGAGNNTLELQKSVNSFDFANDGAGNLYIRDANGGISITRDIGSIVSKEPGFLWGLFKDDVTHSVTASGLKVGNNVTQYESSVKGTSGADTLKAHAGGDWLFGLDGNDHLIGGAGNDVFVGGAGNDLMESGGGADTFLFNGAFGQDRVLGFTSNDKLVFLGVQGVLPNDDFRAHASMVGQDTVLKFGADSVTLVGVALNSLSADGIVIA is encoded by the coding sequence ATGGGTGTGTATGACTACAAGAACTTCGGTACAGCCGATTCCAAGGCACTGTTCAGCGATGCCATGGCGATCACGCTGTATTCCTATCACAACCTCGATAACGGCTTTGCCGCCGGTTATCAGCACAACGGCTTCGGTCTCGGCCTGCCTGCCACGTTGGTCACCGCGCTGCTCGGCGGTACCGATTCGCAAGGGGTGATTCCTGGTATTCCGTGGAACCCCGACTCGGAAAAACTCGCCCTCGACGCCGTGAAAAAGGCTGGCTGGACACCGATCAGCGCCTCGCAATTGGGCTACGACGGCAAGACAGATGCGCGCGGAACCTTCTTCGGCGAGAAGGCCGGTTACACCACCGCCCAGGTGGAAATCCTCGGCAAGTACGACGCCCAGGGCCATCTCACGGAAATCGGCGTTGCCTTTCGCGGCACCAGTGGTCCGCGGGAAAACCTGATCCTCGACTCCATCGGCGACGTGATCAACGACCTGCTGGCCGCCTTCGGTCCCAAAGACTACGCCAAGAATTACGTTGGCGAAGCGTTCGGTAATCTACTGAATGACGTGGTGGCGTTCGCCAAGGCCAACGGCCTCAGCGGCAAGGACGTGCTGGTCAGCGGCCACAGCCTCGGCGGGCTGGCGGTCAACAGCATGGCTGACCTGAGTGGCGGCAAGTGGGGCGGATTCTTCGCCGACTCCAACTACATCGCCTACGCCTCGCCGACCCAGAGCAGCACCGACAAGGTGCTCAACGTCGGTTACGAAAACGATCCGGTGTTCCGCGCCCTCGACGGCTCGACCTTCACCGGCGCCTCGGTCGGCGTGCACGACGCGCCCAAGGAATCGGCCACCGACAACATCGTCAGCTTCAACGATCACTACGCCTCGACCGCGTGGAATCTGCTGCCGTTCTCGATTCTCAATATTCCGACCTGGATCTCGCACCTGCCGACCGCTTACGGCGACGGCATGAACCGGATCATCGAGTCGAAGTTCTACGACCTGACTAGCAAGGATTCCACGATCATCGTCGCCAACCTGTCGGACCCGGCGCGGGCCAACACGTGGGTGCAGGATCTCAACCGCAACGCTGAAACCCACAAGGGCAGCACGTTCATCATCGGCAGCGACAGCAACGACCTGATTCAGGGCGGCAGCGGCAACGACTACCTCGAAGGTCGCGCCGGCAACGACACCTTCCGCGACGCTGGCGGTTATAACGTCATCCTCGGCGGCGCCGGCAACAACACCCTCGAGTTGCAGAAATCGGTGAACAGCTTCGACTTCGCCAACGACGGCGCCGGCAACCTGTACATCCGCGACGCCAATGGCGGGATCAGCATCACCCGCGACATCGGCAGCATCGTCAGCAAGGAGCCGGGTTTCCTCTGGGGTCTGTTCAAGGACGATGTGACCCACAGCGTCACGGCCAGCGGTTTGAAGGTTGGCAACAACGTTACCCAGTACGAGTCCAGCGTTAAGGGCACCAGCGGCGCCGATACGCTGAAGGCGCATGCCGGCGGCGACTGGCTGTTCGGCCTGGACGGCAACGACCACTTGATCGGCGGTGCCGGCAACGACGTGTTTGTCGGTGGCGCCGGCAATGACCTGATGGAATCGGGGGGCGGGGCGGATACGTTCCTGTTCAACGGCGCGTTCGGTCAGGATCGGGTGCTGGGTTTTACGTCGAACGACAAACTGGTGTTCCTTGGCGTGCAAGGGGTGTTGCCCAATGACGACTTCCGCGCGCATGCCTCGATGGTGGGGCAGGACACGGTGCTGAAGTTTGGCGCTGACTCGGTGACGCTGGTTGGGGTGGCGCTGAATAGCCTCAGTGCCGATGGAATTGTGATCGCCTGA
- a CDS encoding autotransporter domain-containing protein — protein sequence MNNNNTPAQTGGRFAMKTLNCAVLCALTTWGTAHAAPYVESGRSGDPASWRSAEFQAEWGLGAIGADHAYAAGYTGKGVKLGIFDQPVYAAHPEFSGANKVITLVTSGIREYTDPYIPVKAGDAFRYDGSPSVGSDGKLGAHGTHVGGIAAGSRDGGPMHGVAFGAQIISADNGDPGPEDGIVRGNDGAVYKAGWDALIASGARIINNSWGIGITDRFDLGGRDPAYPHFTVNDAQLQFNEIRTLLGTKPGGAYDGAIAAARSGIVTIFAAGNDYNLNNPDAIAGLGYFVPDIAPNWITVAALQRNPDQASANPYIMSTFSSRCGYTASFCVSAPGTQIYSSIISGTNADNLTTGYKNYNGTSMAAPHVAGSMAVLMERFPYMTGDQVATVLRTTATDLGAPGIDALYGWGMINLRKGIDGPAMFVTEQDIPEEFRIQGAYGSGQFVADLPGIGAIIDKGKPTERLCTDITCGLDTWRNDISGHGGLTKQGIGTLVLTGNNTYSGPTLVNQGRLAINGSLASAVTVNDSGILGGNGRIGALTAKNGGTVAPGNSIGTLNVAGDVTFERGSTYAVEVSPTSSDKIVAGGKAVIDGATVSLSLENSPTLLTTTEVKSLLGSQFNILQAAGGIQGQFGQVLPNYAFLGGTLAYSANGVQLDVGRNGASFASVGLTPNQRAVGAAAEGLGAGNALFETLLLSPNAASAQQAFQQLSGEIHPAIGTMLINDSRYLREAVGERLRERDLFNADAPTDDRSNAWVKVLGSWGKSDGGHENADSNSSIGGLLAGVDGLIAEDTRLGFVTGYSDSSLNMGSDTHSSASVDSYHLGAYLGHQIDALRLTAGAAYSWHRVDVKRDLQFAGVSGKEKTKHDAATTQVFTEAAYDLRLQPMNLEPFANLSYVHLNTDSFTEKGDAAALKSSEDNRDVVLSTLGVRAKRSFALSDKHQLELGATLGWQHNLSSVDADSHLAFANGNSAFTVQSVSMDRDAAVVGVRAGLALNRDVRVNLDYNGLIGNNEKDHGVGLTLDWQF from the coding sequence ATGAATAACAACAATACCCCCGCGCAAACGGGCGGTCGCTTCGCCATGAAAACCCTCAATTGCGCGGTGCTCTGCGCGCTGACCACTTGGGGCACTGCGCACGCGGCGCCTTATGTGGAAAGCGGCCGCAGCGGTGATCCCGCCAGTTGGCGCAGCGCCGAGTTCCAGGCGGAATGGGGCCTGGGCGCCATCGGTGCGGATCATGCCTACGCCGCCGGTTACACCGGCAAAGGTGTGAAACTGGGGATCTTTGACCAGCCGGTGTATGCCGCGCACCCGGAGTTTTCCGGCGCCAACAAAGTCATCACCCTGGTCACCAGCGGGATCCGCGAATACACCGACCCCTACATCCCGGTCAAAGCCGGCGATGCGTTCCGCTATGACGGTTCGCCTTCGGTCGGCTCCGACGGCAAGCTCGGTGCCCACGGCACCCACGTCGGTGGCATCGCCGCCGGCAGCCGCGATGGCGGGCCGATGCACGGGGTGGCGTTCGGTGCGCAGATCATCAGCGCCGACAACGGCGACCCGGGTCCGGAAGACGGCATCGTCCGTGGCAACGACGGCGCGGTATACAAGGCCGGTTGGGATGCGCTGATCGCCAGTGGCGCGCGGATCATCAACAACAGTTGGGGCATCGGCATCACTGACCGTTTCGACCTCGGCGGCCGCGACCCGGCGTATCCGCACTTCACCGTCAACGACGCGCAATTGCAGTTCAACGAGATCCGCACACTGCTCGGCACCAAGCCCGGCGGCGCCTACGACGGCGCCATCGCCGCCGCCCGCAGCGGCATCGTGACGATCTTCGCCGCCGGCAACGATTACAACCTGAACAACCCGGACGCCATCGCCGGCCTCGGCTACTTCGTGCCGGACATCGCGCCGAACTGGATCACCGTCGCCGCATTGCAAAGAAACCCGGACCAGGCCAGCGCCAATCCGTACATCATGAGTACGTTTTCCTCGCGCTGCGGCTACACCGCGAGCTTCTGCGTCTCGGCGCCGGGCACGCAGATCTACAGCTCGATCATCAGCGGCACCAACGCCGATAACCTGACCACCGGCTACAAGAACTACAACGGCACCTCGATGGCCGCACCGCATGTGGCGGGCTCGATGGCGGTGTTGATGGAGCGCTTCCCGTACATGACCGGCGATCAGGTCGCCACGGTGCTGCGTACCACCGCCACCGACCTCGGCGCACCGGGCATCGACGCCTTGTACGGCTGGGGCATGATCAACCTGCGCAAAGGCATCGACGGCCCGGCGATGTTCGTCACCGAGCAGGACATCCCGGAAGAGTTCCGCATCCAGGGGGCCTACGGTTCCGGACAGTTTGTCGCGGACTTGCCGGGCATCGGCGCGATCATCGACAAGGGCAAACCGACCGAGCGCCTGTGCACCGACATCACTTGCGGCCTCGACACCTGGCGCAACGACATTTCCGGTCACGGCGGCCTGACCAAGCAGGGCATCGGCACACTGGTGCTGACCGGCAACAACACCTACAGCGGCCCGACCCTGGTCAATCAGGGGCGTCTGGCGATCAATGGCTCACTGGCTTCGGCGGTCACGGTCAACGACAGCGGCATCCTCGGCGGTAACGGCCGCATCGGCGCACTGACTGCGAAAAACGGCGGTACCGTCGCCCCGGGCAACTCGATCGGCACGCTGAACGTCGCCGGTGACGTGACCTTCGAGCGCGGTTCGACCTACGCGGTGGAAGTCTCGCCGACCAGCAGCGACAAGATCGTTGCCGGTGGCAAAGCCGTGATCGATGGCGCCACGGTCAGTCTGTCGCTGGAAAACAGCCCGACCTTGCTGACGACGACTGAAGTGAAGAGCCTGCTCGGTTCGCAGTTCAACATCCTGCAAGCGGCCGGTGGCATTCAAGGGCAGTTTGGGCAAGTGCTGCCGAACTACGCGTTCCTCGGCGGCACCCTGGCGTACTCGGCAAACGGCGTGCAACTGGACGTCGGGCGCAATGGCGCGTCGTTCGCCAGTGTCGGTCTGACGCCGAACCAGCGTGCAGTCGGCGCGGCTGCCGAGGGCCTGGGCGCGGGCAATGCGCTGTTCGAAACCCTGCTGTTGTCGCCGAACGCGGCGTCGGCGCAACAAGCCTTCCAGCAACTGTCCGGCGAAATTCACCCGGCCATCGGTACGATGCTGATCAACGACAGCCGCTACCTGCGTGAAGCGGTGGGCGAGCGTCTGCGTGAGCGTGATCTGTTCAATGCCGACGCACCGACCGACGACCGCAGCAACGCCTGGGTCAAGGTGCTCGGTTCGTGGGGCAAGAGCGATGGCGGCCATGAAAACGCCGACTCCAACAGCTCCATCGGCGGGCTGCTGGCCGGTGTCGACGGTTTGATTGCTGAAGATACCCGTCTGGGTTTCGTTACCGGTTATAGCGACAGCTCGTTGAACATGGGCAGCGACACGCATTCGTCGGCCTCGGTCGACAGCTACCACCTCGGTGCGTACCTGGGGCATCAGATCGATGCGCTGCGTCTGACCGCCGGTGCGGCGTATAGCTGGCATCGCGTGGACGTGAAGCGTGATCTGCAGTTCGCGGGCGTCAGCGGCAAAGAGAAAACCAAGCACGATGCGGCGACCACTCAGGTGTTCACCGAAGCGGCTTACGATCTGCGTCTGCAACCGATGAATCTGGAGCCGTTCGCCAATCTGTCGTACGTGCATCTGAACACTGACAGCTTCACCGAGAAGGGTGATGCCGCGGCGCTCAAGAGCTCTGAAGACAACCGCGACGTGGTGCTGTCGACCCTTGGCGTACGCGCCAAGCGCAGCTTCGCGCTGTCGGACAAACATCAGCTGGAACTGGGCGCGACCCTCGGCTGGCAGCACAACCTGAGCAGTGTCGATGCTGACAGCCACCTGGCCTTCGCCAATGGCAACAGCGCCTTCACTGTGCAGAGTGTGTCGATGGATCGTGATGCGGCAGTGGTCGGCGTACGCGCCGGGCTGGCGCTCAATCGCGATGTCCGGGTCAACCTGGACTACAACGGACTGATCGGTAACAACGAGAAAGACCACGGTGTGGGTCTGACCCTCGACTGGCAGTTCTGA
- a CDS encoding ATP-dependent DNA helicase — protein sequence MSYSIAVRALCEFTAKTGDLDLRFTPSPTALEGMLGHRTVASRRNDKYQSEVALEGEFLQLKVRGRADGYDPAQNCLEEVKTYRGDLSKQPANHRQLHWAQAKIYGWLMCRKLELEQINLALVYFDIVSEKETCLVESFNAPALQAFFEQQCRLFLNWAEQEMAHREARNLAAQQLSFPHADFRPGQRHLAESVFKAVSTGRCLMAQAPTGIGKTLGTLFPMLKALAPQQLDKVFFLTAKTPGRKLALDASQVLFDQSQNLPLRVLEMVARDKACEHLDKACHGESCPLAQGFYDRLPAARQAASRINLLDQAAMREVALQHTVCPYYLSQEMARWADVVVADYNYYFDFSALLFGLAQLNQWKVAVLADEAHNLVERGRSMYSASIDQGALASVRKTAPEVLKKSLQRVNREWNALHQPQLAPYQAYDKAPEKLLQAVSLCSSAIGDYLNDHPQGLDSALQTFYFDMLQFGRVAELFDEHYLFDISKRDLERKRPLSQLCLRNVVPAAFIGPRLKAARSSVLFSATLSPRRYYADLLGTPADTVCIDVESPFSAEQLQVQIVSRISTRFNHRQASLEPIVELIARQFSERPGNYLAFFSSFDYLQQVLTLLAERHPQINLWQQSRGMAEGQRQAFLDQFTADSQGIGFAVLGGAFGEGIDLPGARLIGAFIATLGLAQLNPVNEQLKRRMAAIFGAGYDYTYLYPGVQKVVQAAGRVIRTRQDRGVVMLIDDRFAEPRIQQLLPRWWSLGTDSPSINPLITP from the coding sequence TTGAGTTACAGCATTGCCGTCCGTGCCCTGTGCGAGTTCACCGCCAAGACCGGCGACCTCGACCTGCGATTCACGCCCTCGCCGACAGCCCTCGAAGGCATGCTCGGCCATCGCACCGTGGCCTCGCGGCGCAACGACAAATACCAGAGCGAAGTGGCGCTGGAAGGCGAGTTTCTGCAGTTGAAGGTCAGGGGCAGGGCGGACGGCTACGACCCAGCGCAGAACTGTCTGGAAGAAGTCAAAACCTATCGCGGCGACCTCAGCAAGCAACCGGCCAACCATCGGCAGCTGCATTGGGCGCAGGCGAAGATCTACGGCTGGCTGATGTGCCGCAAGCTTGAACTTGAGCAGATCAATCTGGCACTGGTGTATTTCGACATCGTCAGCGAAAAGGAAACCTGTCTGGTCGAGTCCTTCAATGCACCCGCCTTGCAGGCCTTTTTCGAACAGCAATGCCGGTTGTTCCTGAACTGGGCCGAGCAGGAAATGGCCCATCGCGAGGCGCGCAATCTGGCCGCGCAGCAATTGAGCTTTCCCCACGCCGATTTTCGCCCCGGCCAGCGGCATCTGGCCGAATCGGTATTCAAAGCGGTCAGCACCGGCCGCTGCCTGATGGCCCAGGCGCCCACCGGGATCGGCAAAACCCTCGGTACGCTGTTCCCGATGCTCAAGGCTTTGGCGCCGCAGCAACTGGACAAGGTGTTCTTCCTGACCGCCAAGACTCCGGGGCGCAAACTGGCGCTGGATGCCAGTCAGGTGCTGTTCGATCAATCGCAAAATTTGCCGCTGCGGGTGCTGGAGATGGTCGCCCGCGACAAGGCCTGCGAACACCTGGACAAAGCCTGTCACGGCGAGTCTTGCCCGTTGGCCCAGGGCTTCTATGATCGCCTGCCCGCCGCTCGGCAAGCGGCGAGCCGGATCAATTTGCTGGATCAGGCGGCGATGCGCGAGGTGGCCCTCCAGCACACGGTTTGCCCGTATTACCTGAGCCAGGAAATGGCCCGCTGGGCCGACGTGGTAGTGGCGGACTACAACTATTACTTCGATTTCAGCGCGCTGCTGTTCGGCCTCGCTCAGCTCAACCAGTGGAAGGTTGCGGTACTGGCTGATGAAGCGCACAACCTGGTCGAACGCGGGCGCTCGATGTACAGCGCCAGTATCGACCAAGGCGCGCTGGCCAGTGTGCGCAAGACGGCCCCCGAAGTGCTGAAAAAATCCCTGCAACGGGTCAACCGCGAGTGGAACGCGCTGCACCAGCCGCAACTGGCGCCATATCAGGCCTACGACAAGGCCCCGGAGAAACTGCTGCAAGCCGTTTCCCTGTGCAGCTCGGCGATTGGCGATTACCTCAATGATCATCCGCAGGGGCTCGACAGCGCGCTGCAAACCTTCTATTTCGACATGCTGCAGTTTGGCCGGGTGGCGGAGCTGTTCGACGAGCATTACCTGTTCGACATCAGCAAGCGCGACCTTGAGCGCAAGCGGCCGCTGTCGCAGCTGTGCCTGCGCAACGTGGTGCCGGCGGCGTTCATCGGCCCGCGCCTGAAAGCGGCGCGCAGCAGCGTGCTGTTCTCGGCGACGCTGAGCCCGCGGCGCTATTACGCCGATCTGCTCGGCACGCCCGCCGACACGGTATGCATAGACGTCGAATCACCCTTCAGCGCCGAACAGCTGCAAGTGCAGATCGTCAGCCGTATCTCCACGCGCTTCAATCATCGCCAGGCGTCGCTGGAGCCGATCGTCGAGCTGATCGCCCGTCAGTTCAGCGAGCGTCCGGGCAATTACCTGGCGTTCTTCAGCAGTTTCGATTACCTGCAACAGGTGCTGACGCTGCTCGCCGAACGCCACCCGCAGATCAATCTGTGGCAGCAATCGCGGGGCATGGCCGAAGGGCAGCGCCAGGCCTTTCTCGATCAGTTCACCGCCGACAGTCAGGGCATCGGCTTCGCCGTGTTGGGCGGTGCGTTTGGCGAGGGCATCGACTTGCCCGGAGCACGGTTGATCGGCGCATTCATTGCGACTCTGGGGCTGGCCCAGCTCAACCCGGTCAACGAACAGTTGAAACGGCGCATGGCAGCGATTTTCGGCGCCGGCTACGATTACACCTACCTGTATCCGGGCGTGCAGAAAGTGGTGCAGGCCGCCGGGCGGGTGATCCGTACGCGGCAGGATCGCGGTGTGGTGATGCTGATCGATGACCGCTTCGCCGAGCCGCGCATTCAGCAACTGTTGCCGCGCTGGTGGTCGCTCGGTACCGACTCGCCCTCAATCAACCCGTTGATCACGCCGTGA
- a CDS encoding polyurethanase, with protein sequence MGLFDYKNADGKALYSDAIALTLYAYTPTGQPLPATAWKPLSATALGYQGKVGAQGTFFGEKDGFTSAEAEVLGKYDAGGKLIGLGVAFRGTGGLGYSDTFGDMKNNLLAAIGPSDYASNYAKNAFDNLLKSVAAFAIANGIAAKDVLFSGHSLGGLGVNSVAELSGSNWGGFFKDANYIAFASPTQSSTGNNVLNIGYENDPVFRALDGTTFSSGSLGKHDGPHESTTDNIVNFTDNYASTAQNLVPFSIVNPLNWSAHSSLGYADGLNRVIDSKFYNLTHKDSTLIVSNLEESSRGKTWVEDLGRSGEPHTGSTFIIGTNSNDWLKGGAGNDFLEGLGGDDRFRDDGGFNILLGGQGHNTFELQKPLQNFSFANDGDGTLYVRDAYGGISMTRDIGALVSKESGSWWGSKEITWGVTAKGLTNGNELTQYTHSLNGDAYGNALHASADGDWLFGLGGDDKLISDKGHVTFVGGAGNDVMTAVGGNNTFLFSGAFGFDAINGYQGSDKLVFMGVEGAGQGYDYKQHAAQSGADTVLKIGEYAVTLIGVGVANLSDSSFVFA encoded by the coding sequence ATGGGATTGTTCGATTACAAAAATGCCGATGGCAAAGCGCTGTACAGCGATGCCATCGCGCTGACGCTGTATGCCTACACGCCGACCGGCCAGCCGTTGCCGGCCACCGCCTGGAAACCGCTCAGCGCCACGGCGTTGGGCTATCAGGGCAAGGTCGGCGCGCAAGGCACGTTCTTCGGCGAGAAGGACGGCTTCACCAGCGCCGAGGCCGAAGTGCTCGGCAAGTACGACGCCGGCGGCAAGCTGATCGGCCTCGGCGTGGCCTTTCGCGGTACCGGCGGGCTGGGTTACAGCGATACCTTCGGCGACATGAAAAACAATCTGCTGGCCGCTATCGGGCCGTCGGATTACGCGAGCAACTACGCGAAAAACGCTTTCGACAACCTGCTCAAGTCCGTTGCCGCGTTTGCCATCGCCAACGGCATCGCCGCCAAGGACGTGCTGTTCAGCGGCCACAGCCTGGGCGGTCTCGGGGTCAACAGCGTAGCCGAGTTGAGCGGCAGCAATTGGGGCGGGTTCTTCAAGGACGCCAACTACATCGCGTTCGCTTCGCCGACCCAGAGCAGTACCGGCAACAACGTGCTGAACATCGGTTACGAAAACGACCCGGTGTTCCGTGCACTGGACGGCACCACGTTCAGCAGCGGTTCGCTGGGCAAGCACGACGGGCCGCATGAGTCGACCACCGATAACATCGTCAACTTCACCGACAACTATGCGTCCACCGCGCAGAACCTGGTGCCGTTCAGCATCGTCAATCCGTTGAACTGGTCGGCCCATAGTTCGCTCGGGTATGCCGATGGCCTGAACCGGGTGATCGACTCGAAGTTTTACAACCTGACGCACAAGGACTCGACCCTCATCGTCTCCAACCTTGAGGAATCGTCCCGGGGCAAGACCTGGGTCGAGGATCTGGGGCGCAGCGGCGAGCCGCACACCGGCAGCACCTTCATCATCGGTACCAACAGCAACGACTGGCTCAAGGGCGGGGCGGGTAACGATTTCCTCGAAGGCCTGGGCGGTGATGACCGGTTCCGTGATGACGGTGGTTTCAATATTCTGCTGGGCGGCCAGGGTCACAATACCTTCGAGCTGCAGAAACCGCTGCAGAACTTCAGCTTCGCCAACGACGGTGACGGCACGCTGTACGTGCGCGACGCCTACGGCGGCATCAGCATGACCCGCGACATCGGCGCGCTGGTGAGCAAGGAGTCGGGGTCGTGGTGGGGCAGCAAGGAAATCACCTGGGGCGTCACGGCCAAGGGTTTGACCAATGGCAATGAACTGACTCAGTACACCCATTCGCTCAATGGCGATGCGTATGGCAACGCGCTGCACGCCAGCGCCGACGGGGACTGGCTGTTCGGTCTGGGTGGCGACGACAAGCTGATCAGCGACAAGGGCCACGTGACCTTCGTCGGTGGCGCCGGCAACGACGTGATGACGGCGGTGGGTGGCAACAACACCTTCCTGTTCAGCGGCGCGTTCGGTTTTGATGCGATCAACGGCTACCAGGGCAGCGACAAACTGGTGTTCATGGGCGTCGAAGGCGCGGGGCAGGGCTACGACTACAAGCAGCATGCTGCACAGTCCGGCGCTGATACTGTGCTGAAGATTGGCGAATATGCCGTGACCCTGATCGGGGTGGGAGTGGCTAACCTGTCGGACTCGTCTTTCGTGTTCGCGTAA
- a CDS encoding VRR-NUC domain-containing protein, which produces MTANPLDDPFYYLNNFRQVLDWLELRYADVMSESEHGFIRDFKALPHASQGLLVRMVMRKGVHFRLGKLNYPEIGDISNAAQPLLRHGWLDDQALLSVAEVFDVLLKAELLQAFGSFIEQPKGRKDDWLLALAEQFSESRSLCDWAPTLGERLLSLTIMDLCDRLRLMFFGNLYQDWSEFVLADLGIFTYEKVEFCADSRGLRSREDVDACLFLHHCQQRFEAGEPLETIVEQVSALQFDNPWLQRRRGKVLFQIGQYCERITEFALALSIYRDCAYPGARQRMIRVLERCGEYALALELATLAEQAPESAAEQQSLQRMLPRLRRKLGGPPLKRATPRPVERLDLQLPRTDPGLSVEFYVQAHLHEDSGPVHYVENSLINSLFGLLCWPAIFAPLPGAFFHPFQRGPVDLLNEDFQQRRAELFQACLDQLDDGRYVATIRERFVAKWGVQSPFVFWGALNEQLLEQALACLPAEHLKHWFNRLLLDIKANRAGMPDLIQFWPQHKTYRMIEVKGPGDRLQDNQLRWLEFCHQHQMPVAVCYVQWAEQSA; this is translated from the coding sequence GTGACTGCCAACCCGCTCGACGATCCGTTCTATTACCTCAACAACTTCCGGCAAGTGCTTGATTGGCTTGAGCTTCGCTATGCCGATGTGATGAGCGAATCCGAGCACGGCTTTATCCGCGACTTCAAGGCCTTGCCGCACGCTTCGCAGGGTCTGCTGGTGCGCATGGTAATGCGTAAGGGCGTGCATTTCCGCCTTGGCAAACTCAACTACCCAGAAATTGGGGACATCAGCAACGCCGCGCAGCCTTTGTTGCGTCACGGCTGGCTCGACGATCAGGCTTTATTGAGCGTGGCCGAAGTGTTCGACGTGTTGCTCAAGGCTGAACTGCTGCAGGCGTTCGGCAGCTTCATCGAACAGCCCAAGGGCCGCAAGGACGACTGGCTGCTGGCGCTCGCCGAGCAATTCAGCGAGTCGCGCAGCCTCTGCGACTGGGCGCCGACGCTCGGCGAGCGCTTGCTCAGCCTGACCATCATGGACCTGTGCGACCGTCTGCGCCTGATGTTCTTCGGCAACCTGTATCAGGACTGGTCGGAGTTCGTGCTCGCCGACCTCGGCATCTTTACCTACGAAAAAGTCGAATTCTGCGCCGACTCCCGTGGCCTGCGCAGCCGCGAGGACGTTGACGCCTGCCTGTTCCTGCATCACTGCCAGCAACGCTTCGAGGCCGGTGAACCGTTGGAAACCATTGTCGAGCAGGTCAGCGCGCTGCAGTTCGACAACCCGTGGCTGCAACGGCGGCGCGGCAAGGTGCTGTTCCAGATCGGCCAGTATTGCGAGCGCATCACTGAGTTTGCCCTGGCGCTGAGCATCTACCGCGATTGCGCCTACCCCGGCGCCCGTCAGCGCATGATCCGCGTGCTCGAGCGCTGCGGCGAATACGCACTGGCGCTGGAGCTCGCGACGCTCGCCGAACAGGCGCCGGAAAGCGCCGCCGAGCAGCAGAGCCTGCAACGGATGCTGCCACGGCTGCGACGCAAACTCGGCGGGCCACCGCTCAAACGCGCAACGCCACGTCCGGTCGAGCGCCTCGATCTGCAATTGCCGCGCACTGATCCGGGATTGTCGGTGGAGTTTTACGTGCAGGCGCATCTGCACGAAGACAGCGGCCCGGTGCATTACGTCGAGAACAGCCTGATCAACTCGCTGTTCGGCCTGTTGTGCTGGCCGGCGATTTTCGCGCCGTTGCCGGGAGCGTTCTTTCATCCGTTTCAGCGCGGGCCGGTGGATCTGCTCAACGAAGACTTCCAGCAACGCCGCGCCGAACTGTTCCAGGCTTGTCTCGACCAACTCGACGACGGCCGTTACGTCGCAACCATTCGTGAACGCTTTGTCGCCAAATGGGGCGTGCAGTCGCCGTTCGTGTTCTGGGGCGCGTTGAATGAGCAACTGCTCGAGCAGGCGTTGGCGTGCTTGCCGGCGGAACACCTCAAGCACTGGTTCAATCGTCTGCTGCTCGACATCAAGGCCAACCGCGCCGGCATGCCCGACCTGATCCAGTTCTGGCCGCAGCACAAGACCTACCGGATGATCGAGGTCAAAGGCCCCGGTGACCGCTTGCAAGACAACCAGCTGCGTTGGCTGGAGTTCTGCCACCAACATCAGATGCCGGTCGCCGTGTGCTACGTGCAATGGGCGGAGCAGAGCGCTTGA